CGGGGCAGCCGCAGGCGAATGCCTGTCCTTGCACGAGCGCGAGACCCTCTTCAATGCTCGGCAGCACCATCACATGACTTGTGCTCATCAGCTCGGCGAGCCTGGGTTGCGAGACGGGGCCGAGAAACTCGACGTGCTCGCGCGGCAGCCGTTCGAGCACATGCTTGATGTCTGGGCGAATGTCGCCGGCAAAACGGAGGCGTTTGGCTGTATGCCTGAGCCTGCTGAAAGCCTCAAGCAGGTAGGGAACTCCTTTGCGCAATCCGGCAGCACCGGCAAAGAGCACGTCAAAGCGCCCAGGCGCTGGCTCGGCTGTGCGGCGGAAGTTTTCAAGCCGCACACCGTACGGGATGACGTGGACCTTCTCAGGAGGCAGTCCCATCTCGACAAACGACCGCGCAGCGAAACGTGAAGGAACAGTGATCGCGTCTGCCATCTGGTAGATCTCTTCTTCGCGTTCAATATCGCGCAAGTCGGCGATGGGATAGCTTACGTCCCAGCGCTTGAACTCATCGACAACAAGATCGTGCTGATAGCGAAAATGCGATGAGCCGCGATCGCACACCATCCGTGTACCTCGCACCTGAAGCTCACGCCCGGTCTTCAGGCTGGAGCCGGAGATGGCAATCAACACGTCTGGCGCAGGCTGCGAGCGAAGGCGGCGGCTGGTCCATGCATCGAAGGCGAGAGCGTTCGCGTAGCTGAGCGGATCGCGCAGCCAGTGAATATTGATGCCCATCCGGAGCATCACCATCTCCGGCGTATGAAACCAGGGGTAGGTGCGAACTTTTTCCCGCGCCACACCTTCACGCTGGAGCCTTCGCCACGGATACGTCGAATAGACCATCTCAAGCAGGCCGCGCCGCTCAAGCTCTCGCGCCAGCTCAAAGTGATGGAACGTGCCGAAGACGGTTTGGACAATTCTCATCGACAACCTGAAGGGATGGTATCAAAGGCGCTTCGCCAC
This is a stretch of genomic DNA from Edaphobacter acidisoli. It encodes these proteins:
- a CDS encoding glycosyltransferase translates to MRIVQTVFGTFHHFELARELERRGLLEMVYSTYPWRRLQREGVAREKVRTYPWFHTPEMVMLRMGINIHWLRDPLSYANALAFDAWTSRRLRSQPAPDVLIAISGSSLKTGRELQVRGTRMVCDRGSSHFRYQHDLVVDEFKRWDVSYPIADLRDIEREEEIYQMADAITVPSRFAARSFVEMGLPPEKVHVIPYGVRLENFRRTAEPAPGRFDVLFAGAAGLRKGVPYLLEAFSRLRHTAKRLRFAGDIRPDIKHVLERLPREHVEFLGPVSQPRLAELMSTSHVMVLPSIEEGLALVQGQAFACGCPVICTTNTGGEDLFTDGVEGFIVPIRDSDALAERMQLLADDPMLQQRMSHAALDRVRTLGGWNDYGNRWEALLLQLVSEVPAANVPPPTK